The sequence AACTCCAAGTGCAAGTATATAAAATTGGGTAAGCTTTATACAAGGAATCACAGCAATGAATTTTAGATAGATATTCTTACATTTGAGAATACTGAAATCTAAAAGAAACGTGAGAGGGCAATTTATTATTAAGAGGAACTCAACAATAGATTTTTCTTTTTCCCGATCATGAAATATGGATTTAAGAAATGGATAATCAGTAATCATAATTAAATGGGACACACCAAAATAGAGAAGCAGTACTACTCCTATTTTATCATATTTTGTAGGGAAGATATTTTTTAAATATGCCAGCAATTTGAAGGCTTTGTTATAGTTTCTTCTTTCTCTTGTATTCATCTTGTTCAAAGATGCTAAATAAGCTTAATTTCTTGTCTAAGCAACAGGTTTACTATCTGACATTAAGATAATAAAAATAAATTACTGGCGTGCTCTCAAACAAAAGGCATTTATGGCTCTTGTGAAAATTTTGCCAGTAACCTATATTGCAACTATGCCAGTGAAGAGCCTTTCTTACTACATCCATGCTTTTTCCAAACTGAATGTCAACAGAAACAAGAAGATGACATCAGGTGTAGCGCCACACAAGCCTGTGTTGTTGCTGAGTGTGATACAGGCATTTGAGAAAGAGTTGATTAGTAGTACGCACATTCCCATTACACCAGAGCTAATTGGCTTGTTTAAAAGCAACTGGAACCTGCTGGTAAAGAGCCCGGACTGGTCACCTACATTTGCATTGCCTTATTACCACCTTAAGTCAGAGCCGTTCTGGGAACTAGTGCCGAATGCAGGGTATGAGACTTGGATTCATCAGGTTAGCACCCGACCTAGTCTGGCAAACCTTAACATAGCTGTAGCCTATGCTAGCATTGATGAAGAACTTTGTGAGTTATTACTGAATGCTCAGGGAAGGCTAGCCTTGCGTCAGACACTGCTTCAGGTATGGTTCCCGGAGGCAAAAGAAACAGTATCCTCTTCCTACAATTATGTGGACACTGTGACACATGAAATTCTGGAAGATAATGCCGTAGAATACCAGACACGCATTAAACAATTACAACTAGAATTTGACAAGGAAGAATACCAGGAAGAGATTTTTCTGCGAGGCACCATATTCAAACGGGAAATTCCCCGATTATATGACTTCACCTGTTGTATCTCCGGTCTGCGGATAGATTCTACACTAACGTTATCTCTGATTGATGCCTGCCACATTGTACCTTTCAGCAAAAGCCACAACGACACGGTAACCAATGGCATCGCCCTATGTCCCAATCTGCACCGCGCCTTTGATCGGGGGTTGATCTCTCTAACAGATCAGTATGAGGTGCTGGTATCAGATCGGTTTACAGAAAGTAGTTCGCCCTATGCTATTCGCCCTTTTGCTGGAAAACGTATTCAGCTCCCTTCAGAAGAAAAGTATCTGCCAGCTTCTGAGAATCTGGCCTGGCATCGGGAGAATGTGTTTCAGAAATCCTAAAAACAGATTCTACACCACTTTTAACATATGATACAGGTAACATGTGCTATTATTGTGAAAGACGAAAAAGTACTAGTTGCTCAACGGAGTGAACTTATGAAACAGCCCTTAAAATGGGAGTTTCCAGGTGGTAAAGTAGAAGCAAACGAAAGTGCAGAAGCTTGCTTGATTCGTGAAATCCAGGAAGAACTTTCGTTACATATTGAAATTCAATCCTCTTTACCTGCACATACATATGACTATGGAACATTTCAGATTAATCTGATTCCTTTTGTGGCAAAGCCTCTTTCTGAACAAATCGTATTAAAAGAACATGCTACCTATGCCTGGCTTAACCGAGATGAACTTCTTACTCTTGATTGGGCTCCTGCAGATATAGCTATTGTACACGACTTTTTACATTCTTATTAATCTATGCAATCTCTTCCTGAAGGCATCTATGAACAACTGATCACCAAACTTCTTCTATCCCGATTAGAGGAACTATCCTTTCAGAACTTTTATATACATCAAGCTTCCATAGATAAAGCGGATGCTGCCCGTATCTTATCCCATTACCTAAGCAGTGTGATACAGGCAGGACTTCGGTTATATACAGGAGATGATAGCTTGGAGAAACAAATTGAGCTATCGAATAAGATTATTCAACTCATCCGGGATCACCTTCAGGATGATGATTTCACGCAGGACTTGATAGAAGCAGAAGGTAAGATTCTGATGGCTATTTTTTCAAAACTGGATGCTTCCTTTACTGATTTTAAGCATCATCTGAAAGAGATTACACCTTATACACGTCTTACACAAAGTGAACTTTTTACGGGTAGCAATGCAGGTATTTCACTCGAAAGTGAGATCAAAAAGGAGATTCTTTCAGCAGATACGATTTACTTTCTGGTATCATTTATCAAGTGGTCAGGAATAAATATTCTTCAACAGCAGCTCAAAAGCTTTACAGAAAGTGGTAAACATCTACGGGTTATTACGACTTCCTATATGGGAGCATCTGATCAGAAAGCGATTGAGTTTTTAGCAAGTCTACCCAATACGGAAGTAAAAATATCCTATAATACAGATAACGAACGTTTACACGCCAAAGCCTATTTGTTTTTACGAAACACAGGTTTTCATACGGGCTATATTGGCTCCTCCAATTTTTCCCGTTCGGCTCTGACCAGTGGGCTGGAATGGAACCTGAAGATTACTACACATGAAGTAAGCCACATCATTGACAAGTTTCAGAAAACATTTGAAACCTACTGGCAAGACAACGAATTTGAGCCTTATGTACCTGGTAGAGATGCTGAAAAGCTCACGAAAGCACTAAAGCAACAACGCAATAGCGACCGAAGTGATCCAACAACGTATTTTACCATTAGTCCACTTCCGTATCAGAGTGAGATCTTAGAAAAGCTTCAGGCAGAACGTATGCTACATCATCGTTTTCGTAATCTGGTAGTTGCTGCAACAGGTACAGGTAAAACGGTAATTTCCTCTTTTGACTACAAGCAATTTTGCCAACAATACCCCAATGCCAAACTACTGTTTATAGCCCATCGTAAAGAAATTTTACAACAGGCACTGGCTACCTTTCGAGGCGTTTTACGTAATCATAACTTTGGAGATTTATGGGTAGATGGCGTGGAGCCTTCTTCCTATACACATGTATTTGCCTCTGTACAAACCCTCATAAACCGACTGGCTACATTACCTTTGTCAGCAGAATACTACGATTTTATTATCATAGATGAGGTACATCATATTACAGCAAGCAGTTATCGGCCAGTTTTGGCGCATTTCTCTCCAAAGATTTTACTAGGACTTACGGCAACACCTGAACGTATGGATGGTGAGAATATCCTTGCAGACTTTGATCACACCATTGCTGCTGAAATCAGATTACCAGAAGCCCTAAATCGCAAACTACTCTGTCCTTTTCAATACTTTGGCATTA is a genomic window of Xanthocytophaga agilis containing:
- a CDS encoding HNH endonuclease translates to MALVKILPVTYIATMPVKSLSYYIHAFSKLNVNRNKKMTSGVAPHKPVLLLSVIQAFEKELISSTHIPITPELIGLFKSNWNLLVKSPDWSPTFALPYYHLKSEPFWELVPNAGYETWIHQVSTRPSLANLNIAVAYASIDEELCELLLNAQGRLALRQTLLQVWFPEAKETVSSSYNYVDTVTHEILEDNAVEYQTRIKQLQLEFDKEEYQEEIFLRGTIFKREIPRLYDFTCCISGLRIDSTLTLSLIDACHIVPFSKSHNDTVTNGIALCPNLHRAFDRGLISLTDQYEVLVSDRFTESSSPYAIRPFAGKRIQLPSEEKYLPASENLAWHRENVFQKS
- a CDS encoding (deoxy)nucleoside triphosphate pyrophosphohydrolase, which encodes MIQVTCAIIVKDEKVLVAQRSELMKQPLKWEFPGGKVEANESAEACLIREIQEELSLHIEIQSSLPAHTYDYGTFQINLIPFVAKPLSEQIVLKEHATYAWLNRDELLTLDWAPADIAIVHDFLHSY